A single genomic interval of Cucumis sativus cultivar 9930 chromosome 5, Cucumber_9930_V3, whole genome shotgun sequence harbors:
- the LOC105435526 gene encoding uncharacterized protein LOC105435526: MEAEEKEEDPPPQLRWEPSSTPTMQEVGGGSGALDLCPSFSSYSFDGPAETAARVAMEFEGMSGEGDGSEENDFEFVLFQKTEDEMILDSPITPVFPVFNHDLFKKSGETEVNELKNGNAPIIRISLQKLIIDDRERERDLDRDLLSASSSETDELEGIPPGTYCVWTPKSVQATERGKCKKSKSTGSSSSKRWRLRNLLPRSGSEGGKNLFVFLTPSSKSTRNKEEKSEKLGEDAKGKKSCSEANKAGIRKSKIKGGSVEKASSAHELFYMRNRMLKEGDKRRSYLPYRQDLVGFWANLNTVSKALPPF, from the coding sequence ATGGAAGCTGAAGAGAAGGAGGAAGATCCACCGCCTCAACTACGCTGGGAACCTTCTTCAACTCCAACTATGCAAGAAGTAGGCGGCGGTAGTGGAGCTTTGGATCTCTGTCCAAGCTTCAGCAGCTACTCTTTCGACGGGCCTGCAGAAACTGCTGCGAGAGTAGCCATGGAGTTTGAAGGAATGAGCGGAGAAGGCGATGGCAGTGAGgagaatgattttgaatttgttttgtttcaaaaaactGAGGATGAGATGATTTTAGATTCTCCGATTACTCCTGTTTTTCCTGTCTTCAATCACGACCTATTCAAGAAGAGTGGTGAAACAGAGGTTAATGAATTGAAGAACGGAAATGCTCCGATTATAAGGATTTCTCTCCAGAAGCTTATAATTGACGATCGCGAGCGTGAACGTGACCTTGATCGCGATCTTCTGTCTGCGTCGTCGTCTGAAACCGACGAATTGGAGGGAATTCCACCGGGAACGTACTGCGTTTGGACGCCTAAGTCAGTACAAGCAACGGAGCGTGGAAAATGTAAGAAGAGTAAGTCCACAGGATCGTCATCTTCAAAACGGTGGAGGCTTCGAAATTTACTTCCACGAAGCGGCAGCGAAGGAGGAAAGAATCTGTTCGTCTTCTTAACACCGTCTTCGAAATCGACAAGgaataaagaagagaaatcgGAGAAATTAGGCGAAGAtgcaaaaggaaagaagagcTGTTCAGAGGCCAACAAAGCTGGCATCAGAAAATCGAAGATCAAAGGGGGCTCCGTGGAAAAAGCTTCATCGGCGCATGAATTGTTTTACATGAGGAACAGAATGTTGAAGGAAGGAGATAAGAGACGATCGTACCTTCCATACCGACAAGACCTCGTCGGATTCTGGGCAAATCTCAACACCGTGAGCAAAGCATTACCTCCATTCTAA
- the LOC101205345 gene encoding protease Do-like 1, chloroplastic, translating into MAAAAAFSLLPSSLSRPPKRPPTSFFLSKSISFHNFSNPTRHFRYPIFSLLHHNKKHSQFSPSILPKLPVPSNPFASICESLLVFSTSVLLSFALFVTDVDPAVAFVVTTPRKLQTDELATVRLFQENTPSVVYITNLAVRQDAFTLDVLEVPQGSGSGFVWDKDGHIVTNYHVIRGASDLRVTLADQTTFDAKVVGFDQDKDVAVLSIDAPKDKLRPIPVGISADLLVGQKVFAIGNPFGLDHTLTTGVISGLRREISSAATGRPIQDVIQTDAAINPGNSGGPLLDSSGNLIGINTAIYSPSGASSGVGFSIPVDTVSGIVDQLVRFGKVTRPILGIKFAPDQSVEQLGVSGVLVLDAPANGPAGKAGLLPTKRDAYGRLILGDIITSVNGKKVTNGSDLYRILDQCKVGDKVTVEVLRGDHMEKIPVILEPKPDES; encoded by the exons ATGGCTGCTGCTGCTGCATTTTCTCTGCTGCCTTCTTCACTTTCTCGTCCTCCTAAAAGACCACCCacttccttttttctctcaaagtccatttcttttcacaatttttcCAATCCCACCCGCCATTTTAGATACCCcatcttctctcttcttcaccACAATAAGAAACACTCTCAATTTTCTCCTTCAATTCTTCCAAAACTCCCCGTTCCCTCCAAcccctttgcttcaatttgcGAATCGCTTCTTGTTTTCTCCACTTCGGTGCTCTTGTCCTTTGCTCTTTTTGTAACAGATGTTGATCCGGCGGTTGCTTTTGTTGTCACTACGCCGAGGAAGTTGCAGACGGATGAGCTCGCTACAGTTCGTCTTTTTCAGGAGAATACTCCTTCTGTTGTTTATATCACGAATCTTGCTGTTAG gCAGGATGCTTTTACTTTAGACGTGCTGGAGGTACCACAGGGGTCCGGTTCTGGATTTGTGTGGGATAAGGATGGTCATATTGTCACCAATTATCATGTTATTCGTGGTGCATCTGATCTCAG AGTCACTCTAGCTGACCAAACTACTTTCGATGCGAAAGTTGTTGGATTTGACCAAGACAAGGATGTTGCTGTCTTGAGTATCGATGCACCTAAAGACAAACTAAGACCTATACCTGTTGGTATATCAGCAGATTTGCTTGTTGGTCAAAAGGTGTTTGCTATTGGAAACCCT TTTGGACTGGATCATACTCTTACAACTGGTGTAATCAG TGGCCTTCGGAGAGAAATTAGTTCTGCGGCTACTGGTAGGCCAATTCAAGATGTCATACAGACGGATGCTGCCATTAATCCAGGAAACAGTGGAGGGCCACTTCTTGATAGTTCGGGGAACCTTATTGGAATTAATACGGCAATATATTCTCCATCTGGGGCCTCCTCTGGTGTTGGATTTTCAATTCCTGTTGACACA GTGAGTGGTATTGTTGATCAGTTGGTGCGATTTGGGAAGGTGACAAGACCAATTTTAGGAATCAAGTTTGCTCCCGATCAGTCTGTCGAACAGTTGGGTGTAAGCGGAGTGCTTGTCTTAGATGCTCCTGCTAATGGTCCTGCTGGGAAAGCT GGCCTGCTACCGACTAAGCGCGATGCTTATGGTAGACTTATATTGGGAGACATAATAACATCAGTGAATGGGAAAAAGGTCACAAATGGAAGCGATTTGTATAGAATTCTTGACCAATGTAAAGTTGGTGATAAG GTAACTGTGGAGGTACTACGTGGTGATCACATGGAGAAAATTCCAGTAATTCTGGAGCCAAAGCCTGACGAATCTTGA
- the LOC101205581 gene encoding uncharacterized protein LOC101205581 — protein sequence MGNWLNKEPPPPMVLVPPLFDYPPLAARTRMLESSYNLLFGKLALKCLFDDYFDEARHFSTVIMLKPIDDPHVDLVATVSGPLDHKPEDKIVGNALFRWQSDIDDPHTFVDLYVSNSDPVLQMRSCAYYPKYGFGAFGIFPLLQKKRLSSEDFGLMGLRYGSRNLSAGVTLMPFSSKDELPKSAWLVSKIGRLTTGVQYEPQYGIKDGASLKNLMNWSCAIGYDVGSGSPLSPSFNFGLELAKNSQFIASFYQHVVVQRRVKNPLEENEIVGITNYIDFGFELQSQMRVDDVQAANNIPDSTFQIAASWQANKNFLLKGKVGPLSSSLAMAFKSWWKPSFTFSISAVRDRIVGRTSYGFGIRVENLREASYQRADPNFVMLTPSKEHLAEGMVWKIGKRPMLQSDINAGNFDGIPKELRPLNKIL from the exons ATGGGAAATTGGCTCAACAAGGAACCTCCACCTCCAATGGTTCTCGTTCCCCCACTCTTCGACTACCCTCCTCTTGCTGCTCGTAccag GATGTTGGAGTCTTCTTATAATCTGTTGTTCGGGAAACTTGCTTTAAAATGTCTTTTCGATGACTATTTTGATGAGGCTAGGCATTTTAGTACGGTGATCATGCTAAAGCCCATTGATGACCCGCACGTGGATTTGGTTGCGACT GTATCAGGTCCTCTTGATCATAAGCCTGAGGATAAGATTGTAGGGAATGCATTGTTTCGATGGCAAAG TGACATTGATGATCCACATACGTTTGTGGACCTTTACGTGTCCAACTCTGATCC GGTTTTACAAATGAGGTCATGTGCATATTATCCCAAATATGGGTTTGGAGCCTTTGGTATTTTCCCACTCCTACAGAAGAAAAG ATTATCTTCTGAGGACTTTGGTCTTATGGGACTCAGATATGGCTCGAGGAATTTGTCAGCTGGAGTCACACTTATGCCTTTCTCCT CAAAAGATGAGCTCCCGAAGAGTGCGTGGCTTGTCAGCAAGATTGGGAGGCTAACTACTGGAGTGCAGTATGAGCCACAGT aTGGGATTAAAGATGGTGCCTCATTAAAGAATTTAATGAATTGGAGCTGTGCAATTGGCTATGATGTGGGTTCGGGGAGCCCTTTGAGCCcatctttcaattttggtcTTGAACTTGCAAAAAATTCACAG TTCATTGCCTCATTCTATCAACATGTGGTGGTTCAACGGAGG GTGAAGAACCCccttgaagaaaatgaaattgttggAATCACAAATTACATCGACTTTGGCTTTGAGTTGCAGTCGCAGATGAG AGTTGATGATGTCCAAGCAGCAAATAATATTCCTGATTCCACTTTCCAAATAGCAGCGTCATGGCAAGCCAACAAAAATTTCTTACTGAAG GGGAAGGTGGGTCCTCTTAGCTCCTCACTTGCTATGGCATTCAAGTCGTGGTGGAAACCTTCATTTACTTTCAGCATCTCAG CTGTCAGGGATCGTATTGTTGGAAGAACTTCATATGGGTTTGGCATCCGTGTTGAAAACCTTAGAGAAGCCAG TTATCAAAGAGCTGATCCGAACTTTGTGATGCTTACACCGAGCAAGGAGCACTTGGCCGAGGGTATGGTTTGGAAAATTGGGAAGAGACCGATGCTGCAGTCAGATATAAATGCTGGAAATTTCGATGGCATACCGAAGGAATTAAGacctttaaacaaaattttgtga